In the Burkholderia glumae LMG 2196 = ATCC 33617 genome, one interval contains:
- a CDS encoding acetoacetate decarboxylase yields the protein MNPSQVRSQAFAMPLTNPAFPMGPYRFIDREFLIITYRTDLDRLREVVPEPLKVTQPLVHYEFIRMPDSTGFGDYTESGQVIPVEFDGKPGGYTLAMYLNDHPPIAGGRELWGFPKKLAQPTLETHIDTLLGTLDYGPVRVATGTMGYKHKELDLVEQQQRLAGANYLLKIIPHVDGSPRICELVRYYLQDIRMKGAWTGPASLHLAPHALAPVADLPVLEIVEARHIVADLTLGLGEVVYDYLAQ from the coding sequence ATGAACCCGAGTCAAGTCCGGTCCCAAGCGTTCGCAATGCCGCTCACGAATCCCGCCTTCCCGATGGGCCCGTACCGCTTCATCGATCGTGAGTTCCTGATCATCACCTATCGCACCGATCTGGATCGGCTGCGGGAAGTCGTCCCCGAGCCGCTGAAGGTCACGCAGCCGCTCGTCCACTACGAGTTCATCCGCATGCCCGATTCCACGGGCTTCGGCGATTACACCGAGAGCGGCCAGGTGATTCCGGTGGAGTTCGACGGCAAGCCGGGCGGCTACACGCTCGCGATGTACCTGAACGATCACCCGCCGATCGCGGGCGGCCGCGAATTGTGGGGATTCCCGAAGAAGCTCGCGCAGCCGACGCTGGAAACCCACATCGACACGCTGCTCGGCACGCTCGACTACGGTCCGGTGCGCGTCGCGACGGGCACCATGGGCTACAAGCACAAGGAACTCGATCTCGTCGAGCAGCAGCAGCGCCTGGCCGGCGCGAACTATCTGCTGAAGATCATTCCGCACGTGGACGGCAGCCCGCGCATCTGCGAGCTGGTGCGCTACTACCTGCAGGACATCCGCATGAAGGGCGCCTGGACCGGCCCGGCCTCGCTGCATCTGGCGCCGCACGCGCTCGCGCCGGTGGCCGACCTGCCGGTGCTGGAGATCGTCGAGGCGCGCCACATCGTCGCCGACCTCACGCTCGGGCTCGGCGAAGTGGTCTACGATTACCTCGCGCAGTAA
- a CDS encoding 3-hydroxybutyrate dehydrogenase has protein sequence MSNLNGKTAVVTGAASGIGKEIALQLARAGAAVVIADLNQDGANAVAGQITQAGGKALGVAMDVTNEDAVNAGIDKAAQTFGTIDILVSNAGIQIVNPIENYSFADWKKMQAIHVDGAFLTTKAALKHMYKDDRGGVVIYMGSVHSHEASPLKSAYVTAKHGLLGLARVLAKEGAKHNVRSHVVCPGFVRTPLVDKQIPEQAKELGISEEDVIKKVMLGNTVDGVFTTVEDVAQTVLFLSAFPSAAFTGQSFVVSHGWFMQ, from the coding sequence ATGAGCAATCTGAATGGCAAGACCGCGGTCGTGACGGGCGCCGCGAGCGGCATCGGCAAGGAAATCGCACTGCAACTGGCCAGGGCGGGCGCGGCCGTGGTGATCGCCGACCTGAACCAGGACGGCGCGAACGCGGTGGCCGGGCAGATCACGCAGGCGGGCGGCAAGGCGCTCGGCGTGGCGATGGACGTCACCAACGAGGACGCGGTGAACGCGGGCATCGACAAGGCCGCGCAGACCTTCGGCACGATCGACATCCTGGTGTCGAACGCCGGCATCCAGATCGTCAATCCGATCGAGAACTACTCGTTCGCCGATTGGAAGAAGATGCAGGCGATCCACGTGGACGGCGCGTTCCTGACCACCAAGGCCGCGCTCAAGCACATGTACAAGGACGACCGCGGCGGCGTGGTGATCTACATGGGCTCGGTGCATTCGCACGAGGCATCGCCGCTGAAGTCGGCCTACGTGACGGCCAAGCACGGCCTGCTCGGGCTCGCGCGCGTGCTGGCCAAGGAAGGCGCGAAGCACAACGTGCGCTCGCACGTGGTCTGCCCGGGCTTCGTGCGCACGCCGCTCGTCGACAAGCAGATCCCCGAGCAGGCCAAGGAGCTCGGCATCAGCGAGGAGGACGTCATCAAGAAGGTGATGCTCGGCAATACCGTGGACGGCGTGTTCACGACGGTGGAGGACGTGGCGCAGACGGTGCTGTTCCTGTCGGCGTTCCCGAGCGCGGCGTTCACGGGCCAGTCGTTCGTCGTCAGCCACGGCTGGTTCATGCAATGA
- a CDS encoding patatin-like phospholipase family protein: MKPGARTEGPAGEPDPQPQAGAPLAHTLPYETVALVLQGGGALGAYQAGVFEGLHEAGIPLNWIAGISIGALNTALIAGNPPERQLERLREFWNRICQPAFFPALPAALEFALFNSVDSVRQAFTASQAASAILQGQRGFFVPRFPPPLPGVRDDPRRVSYYDTSALRATLLELCDFDRINSDEIRVSVGAVNVATGNFIYFDNTRMTLRPEHFMASGALPPAFPPVEIDGEFYWDGGVVSNTPLMEVLRASPRRDTLAFQVDLWNARGPLPGTLADVTERMKDVQYSSRTRFVTDTLQREQRFRNVLRRVLELVPEELRNSDPWAQQAAVLSTGKRYNVQHLIYHQKTYEHDYKDYQFGLSTMRDHWSAGLTDIRRTLAVPDALALPENDAGFVTHDIYRPR, from the coding sequence ATGAAGCCGGGCGCCCGCACCGAGGGGCCGGCCGGCGAGCCCGACCCGCAGCCGCAGGCCGGCGCGCCGCTGGCGCACACGCTGCCCTACGAGACGGTCGCGCTCGTGCTGCAGGGCGGCGGCGCGCTCGGCGCCTATCAGGCCGGCGTGTTCGAAGGGCTGCACGAGGCCGGCATCCCGCTGAACTGGATCGCCGGCATCTCGATCGGCGCGCTCAACACCGCGCTGATCGCCGGCAATCCGCCCGAGCGGCAGCTCGAGCGGCTGCGCGAGTTCTGGAACCGGATCTGCCAGCCGGCGTTCTTCCCGGCCTTGCCGGCCGCGCTCGAGTTCGCGCTGTTCAACAGCGTCGATTCGGTGCGCCAGGCGTTCACGGCCTCGCAGGCGGCCAGCGCGATCCTGCAGGGGCAGCGCGGCTTCTTCGTGCCGCGCTTCCCGCCGCCGCTGCCCGGCGTGCGCGACGATCCCAGGCGCGTCAGCTACTACGACACCTCGGCGCTGCGCGCCACGCTGCTCGAGCTCTGCGATTTCGACCGCATCAACTCGGACGAGATCCGCGTGTCGGTGGGCGCGGTCAACGTCGCCACCGGCAACTTCATCTACTTCGACAACACCCGCATGACGCTGCGCCCCGAGCACTTCATGGCCTCGGGCGCGCTGCCGCCGGCGTTCCCGCCGGTGGAGATCGACGGCGAGTTCTACTGGGACGGCGGGGTGGTGTCGAACACGCCGTTGATGGAAGTGCTGCGCGCCTCGCCGCGACGCGACACGCTGGCGTTCCAGGTGGACCTCTGGAACGCGCGCGGGCCGCTGCCGGGCACGCTCGCCGACGTCACCGAGCGTATGAAGGACGTGCAGTATTCGAGCCGCACGCGTTTCGTCACCGACACGCTGCAGCGCGAACAGCGCTTTCGCAACGTGCTGCGCCGCGTGCTCGAACTGGTGCCGGAGGAGCTGCGCAACAGCGATCCGTGGGCACAGCAGGCGGCCGTGCTGTCGACCGGCAAGCGCTACAACGTGCAGCATCTGATCTACCATCAGAAGACGTACGAGCACGACTACAAGGACTACCAGTTCGGGTTGTCGACGATGCGCGACCACTGGTCCGCGGGGCTCACCGACATTCGCAGGACGCTGGCCGTGCCGGATGCGCTGGCGTTGCCCGAGAACGACGCCGGGTTCGTCACGCACGACATCTACCGTCCCCGCTGA
- the kdgD gene encoding 5-dehydro-4-deoxyglucarate dehydratase — protein MTTPQELKQIISEGLLSFPVTDFDAEGNFRPGTYVERLEWLAPYGASALFVAGGTGEFFSLTREDYSNVVRTATATCKGKVPILAGAGGPTRVAIEYAKEAQRLGANGILLMPHYLTEASQEGIAAHAEEVCKAVPDIGVIIYNRANSKLNADMLERLAERCPNLIGFKDGVGEIEAMVTIRRRLGERFAYLGGLPTAEVYAAAYKALGVPVYSSAVFNFIPKTAMDFYRAIAADDHATVGKLIDDFFLPYLKIRNRRAGYAVSIVKAGAKLVGHDAGPVRAPLTDLDEAELAQLDALIKQLGAQ, from the coding sequence ATGACCACGCCTCAGGAACTCAAGCAGATCATTTCGGAAGGGCTGCTGTCCTTCCCCGTCACCGACTTCGACGCCGAGGGCAACTTCCGCCCGGGCACCTACGTCGAACGCCTCGAATGGCTCGCCCCCTACGGCGCCTCGGCCCTGTTCGTGGCCGGCGGCACCGGCGAATTCTTCTCGCTCACGCGTGAGGACTACTCGAACGTGGTGCGCACCGCCACCGCAACCTGCAAGGGCAAGGTGCCGATCCTGGCCGGTGCCGGCGGCCCCACGCGCGTGGCCATCGAGTACGCCAAGGAAGCCCAGCGCCTGGGCGCCAACGGCATCCTGCTGATGCCGCACTACCTGACCGAAGCCTCGCAGGAAGGCATCGCCGCGCACGCCGAGGAAGTCTGCAAGGCCGTGCCCGACATCGGCGTGATCATCTACAACCGCGCCAACTCCAAGCTCAACGCCGACATGCTCGAGCGGCTGGCCGAGCGCTGCCCGAACCTGATCGGCTTCAAGGACGGCGTGGGCGAGATCGAGGCGATGGTCACCATCCGCCGCCGCCTGGGCGAGCGCTTCGCCTACCTCGGCGGCCTGCCCACCGCGGAAGTCTATGCCGCGGCCTACAAGGCGCTGGGCGTGCCGGTGTACTCCTCGGCGGTGTTCAACTTCATCCCGAAGACGGCGATGGACTTCTACCGCGCGATCGCGGCCGACGACCACGCCACGGTCGGCAAGCTGATCGACGACTTCTTCCTGCCGTACCTGAAGATCCGCAACCGCCGCGCCGGCTACGCGGTCAGCATCGTGAAGGCCGGCGCGAAGCTGGTCGGCCACGACGCCGGCCCGGTGCGCGCCCCGCTCACCGACCTGGACGAAGCCGAACTGGCCCAGCTCGACGCGCTGATCAAGCAGCTCGGCGCGCAGTAA
- the gudD gene encoding glucarate dehydratase, with protein sequence MTSNSVQANATPVVNELRVVPVAGRDSMLMNLSGAHGPFFTRNIVILRDSSGHTGIGEVPGGEAIRKTIDDAREIVVGQSIGNLQAVLNRVRSQFADRDAGGRGLQTFDLRTTIHAVTALEAALLDLLGQHLNVPVAALLGEGQQRDEVEMLGYLFYIGDRNRTDLPYASGADGRDDWERLRTEEAMTPEAVVRLAEAAQARYGFNDFKLKGGVLAGDAEIEAARALAERFPNARVTLDPNGAWSLAEAVRLCRDMHGVLAYAEDPCGAENGYSGREVMAEFRRATGLPTATNMIATDWRQMGHAIQLQSVDIPLADPHFWTMQGSVRVAQMCNDWGLTWGSHSNNHFDVSLAMFTHVAAAAPGRITAIDTHWIWQDGQFLTQNPLQIVGGKVKVPAKPGLGIEPDMDALERAHALYEQHGLGARDDGIAMQYLIPNWKFDNKRPCLVR encoded by the coding sequence ATGACCTCGAACTCCGTCCAGGCGAACGCCACCCCCGTCGTGAACGAGCTGCGCGTCGTGCCGGTGGCCGGCCGCGACAGCATGCTGATGAACCTGAGCGGCGCGCATGGCCCGTTCTTCACGCGCAACATCGTGATCCTGCGCGACAGCAGCGGCCACACCGGCATCGGCGAAGTGCCGGGCGGCGAGGCGATTCGCAAGACCATCGACGACGCGCGCGAGATCGTGGTGGGCCAGTCGATCGGCAACCTGCAGGCGGTGCTGAACCGCGTGCGCTCGCAGTTCGCCGATCGCGACGCCGGCGGCCGCGGCCTGCAGACCTTCGACCTGCGCACCACGATCCATGCCGTCACCGCGCTCGAGGCGGCGCTGCTGGACCTGCTCGGCCAGCACCTGAACGTGCCGGTCGCGGCGCTGCTCGGCGAAGGCCAGCAACGCGACGAGGTGGAGATGCTCGGCTACCTGTTCTACATCGGCGACCGCAACCGGACCGACCTGCCCTACGCGAGCGGTGCCGATGGCCGCGACGACTGGGAGCGGCTGCGCACCGAGGAGGCGATGACGCCGGAGGCGGTGGTGCGGCTGGCCGAGGCCGCGCAGGCGCGCTACGGCTTCAACGACTTCAAGCTCAAGGGCGGCGTGCTGGCCGGCGACGCGGAGATCGAGGCGGCCCGTGCGCTGGCCGAGCGGTTCCCGAACGCGCGCGTGACGCTCGACCCGAACGGTGCCTGGTCGCTGGCCGAGGCGGTGCGCCTGTGCCGCGACATGCATGGCGTGCTCGCCTACGCGGAAGACCCGTGCGGTGCCGAGAACGGCTATTCGGGCCGCGAGGTGATGGCCGAGTTCCGCCGCGCCACCGGCCTGCCGACGGCCACCAACATGATCGCCACCGACTGGCGCCAGATGGGCCACGCGATCCAGCTGCAATCGGTGGACATTCCGCTTGCCGATCCGCACTTCTGGACCATGCAGGGCTCGGTGCGCGTCGCGCAGATGTGCAACGACTGGGGCCTGACCTGGGGCTCGCACTCGAACAATCACTTCGACGTCTCGCTGGCGATGTTCACCCACGTGGCCGCGGCCGCGCCGGGCAGGATCACCGCGATCGACACCCACTGGATCTGGCAGGACGGCCAGTTCCTGACGCAGAACCCGCTGCAGATCGTCGGCGGCAAGGTGAAGGTGCCCGCCAAGCCGGGCCTCGGCATCGAGCCCGACATGGATGCGCTGGAGCGCGCCCATGCGCTGTACGAGCAGCACGGCCTGGGCGCGCGCGACGACGGCATCGCCATGCAGTACCTGATCCCGAACTGGAAGTTCGACAACAAGCGTCCGTGCCTCGTGCGCTGA
- a CDS encoding FadR/GntR family transcriptional regulator produces MSSLSEKVVASLSEEIRRGTLRPGDRLPTEVAMMKQLSVSRSVIREAISRLQAARIVETRHGVGTFVLAPRNDATMQLPTADLSNMLDAMAVLEFRMDVEAASAALAAKRRTESNLRQMQAALERFEAELGRGSTDTLAHDIEFHQQIAQASGNRYFVDVLSQLGHSASPRTRLGSAELAELDQIDRLRHVLDEHRWIYRAIERQDSDDARAAMRVHLSKSRERLQQAHDTSHPPA; encoded by the coding sequence ATGAGCAGCCTGTCCGAGAAGGTCGTCGCGTCCCTGTCCGAAGAAATCCGCCGCGGCACGCTGCGCCCCGGCGACCGGCTGCCCACCGAGGTCGCGATGATGAAGCAGCTGTCGGTCAGCCGCTCGGTGATCCGCGAGGCGATCTCGCGCCTGCAGGCCGCGCGCATCGTCGAGACGCGGCATGGCGTGGGCACCTTCGTGCTCGCGCCGCGCAACGATGCGACGATGCAGTTGCCCACCGCCGACCTGTCGAACATGCTCGACGCGATGGCGGTGCTCGAATTCCGCATGGACGTGGAGGCCGCGTCGGCGGCGCTGGCCGCGAAACGGCGCACCGAGTCGAACCTGCGGCAGATGCAGGCCGCGCTCGAGCGCTTCGAGGCCGAACTCGGGCGTGGCAGCACCGATACGCTCGCGCACGACATCGAATTCCATCAGCAGATCGCCCAGGCGAGCGGCAACCGCTATTTCGTCGACGTGCTGAGCCAGCTCGGCCATTCGGCCAGCCCGCGCACCCGGCTCGGCAGCGCCGAGCTGGCCGAACTCGACCAGATCGACCGGCTGCGCCACGTGCTCGACGAGCACCGCTGGATCTATCGCGCGATCGAACGCCAGGACTCGGACGACGCGCGCGCGGCCATGCGCGTGCATCTCTCGAAGAGCCGCGAACGCCTGCAGCAGGCGCACGACACGAGCCATCCGCCCGCCTGA
- a CDS encoding LysR substrate-binding domain-containing protein, with the protein MNKAPNLDDLRVFSVVVRLTSFSAAAERLGVSPAYVSKRVALLEAQLGARLLHRSTRRVAVTDSGERVVAWAEKILDDVDHLVEDVSTTRTVPRGTLRISSSFGFGRHVLAPALLDFNARYAQIDVRLDLFDRLVDVAGEGFDLDVRIGDEIAEHLIARRLAANHRVLCASPDYLAAHGTPRQIADLAAHQCLAIKERDHPFGVWRLTQRGETTSVKVGGALSTNHGEVAVQWALAGRGIVLRSIWEAGPLLASGALKRVLPDVMQPANVWAVYPARLAASAKVRVCVDFLAQAFAQWPGATK; encoded by the coding sequence GTGAATAAAGCCCCGAATCTGGACGATCTGCGCGTGTTCAGCGTGGTGGTGCGCCTGACGAGCTTCAGCGCGGCGGCCGAGCGGCTCGGCGTCTCGCCCGCCTACGTCAGCAAGCGCGTGGCGCTGCTGGAGGCCCAGCTCGGCGCGCGGCTGCTGCATCGCTCGACGCGCCGCGTGGCCGTGACCGATTCCGGCGAGCGCGTGGTGGCGTGGGCCGAGAAGATCCTCGACGACGTCGATCATCTGGTCGAGGACGTCTCGACCACGCGCACGGTGCCGCGCGGCACGCTGCGGATCTCGAGCAGCTTCGGCTTCGGGCGCCACGTGCTCGCGCCGGCGCTGCTCGACTTCAATGCGCGCTATGCGCAGATCGACGTGCGGCTCGATCTGTTCGACCGGCTGGTCGACGTGGCCGGCGAGGGCTTCGATCTCGACGTGCGGATCGGCGACGAGATCGCCGAGCACCTGATTGCCCGGCGGCTCGCGGCGAACCATCGCGTGCTGTGTGCCTCGCCCGACTATCTCGCGGCGCATGGCACGCCGCGCCAGATCGCGGACCTCGCCGCGCACCAGTGCCTCGCGATCAAGGAGCGCGATCACCCGTTCGGCGTCTGGCGGCTCACGCAGCGCGGTGAGACGACTTCGGTGAAGGTGGGCGGCGCGCTCTCGACGAACCACGGCGAGGTGGCCGTGCAATGGGCGCTGGCCGGGCGCGGGATCGTGCTGCGCTCGATCTGGGAGGCGGGGCCGCTGCTCGCGAGCGGCGCGCTCAAGCGGGTGCTGCCTGACGTCATGCAGCCCGCCAACGTCTGGGCCGTCTATCCGGCGCGGCTCGCCGCCTCGGCGAAGGTGCGCGTCTGCGTCGATTTCCTCGCGCAGGCGTTCGCGCAGTGGCCCGGCGCCACCAAGTGA
- a CDS encoding tartrate dehydrogenase, with the protein MSEKIYRIAVIPGDGIGREVMPEGMRVLDAVTRRFGIRFEATPIDWASCDYYAQHGQMMPEDWKTQLSGMDALLFGAVGWPDTVPDHISLWGSLLKFRREFDQYVNLRPARLFEGVPSPLANRKAGDIDFMIVRENTEGEYSSVGGAMFEGTEREFVVQQAVFTRTGTERVMKFAFELAQRRAKQLTVATKSNGIAISMPWWDARAAEMAARYPEVKWDKQHIDILCARFVLNPDRFDVVVASNLFGDILSDLGPACTGTIGIAPSANLNPDRRFPSLFEPVHGSAPDIAGRHIANPIAMIWSAAMMVDFLGHGGGVEREAHDAILAAIEHVLKHGPRTGDLGGQAGTQEVGEAVVAQLLG; encoded by the coding sequence ATGAGCGAGAAGATCTACAGGATTGCGGTGATTCCCGGCGACGGCATCGGCCGCGAGGTGATGCCGGAAGGCATGCGGGTGCTCGATGCGGTCACGCGGCGCTTCGGCATCCGCTTCGAGGCGACGCCGATCGACTGGGCCAGCTGCGATTACTACGCGCAGCACGGCCAGATGATGCCGGAGGATTGGAAAACGCAGCTTTCGGGAATGGACGCATTGCTGTTCGGGGCGGTCGGCTGGCCCGACACGGTGCCCGATCACATCTCGCTGTGGGGCTCGCTGCTGAAGTTCCGCCGCGAGTTCGACCAGTATGTGAACCTGCGGCCGGCGCGGCTGTTCGAGGGCGTGCCGAGCCCGCTCGCGAACCGCAAGGCCGGCGACATCGATTTCATGATCGTGCGCGAGAACACCGAGGGCGAATATTCATCGGTGGGCGGCGCAATGTTCGAGGGCACCGAGCGCGAGTTCGTGGTGCAGCAGGCGGTGTTCACGCGCACCGGCACCGAGCGCGTGATGAAGTTCGCGTTCGAGCTCGCGCAGCGCCGCGCGAAGCAGCTGACCGTCGCGACCAAGAGCAACGGCATCGCGATCAGCATGCCGTGGTGGGACGCGCGCGCGGCGGAAATGGCGGCCCGCTATCCCGAGGTGAAGTGGGACAAGCAGCACATCGACATCCTGTGCGCGCGCTTCGTGCTGAACCCGGACCGCTTCGACGTGGTGGTGGCCTCGAACCTGTTCGGCGACATCCTCTCCGATCTCGGGCCGGCCTGCACCGGCACCATCGGCATCGCGCCGTCGGCGAACCTGAACCCGGACCGGCGGTTCCCGTCGCTGTTCGAGCCCGTGCATGGCTCGGCGCCCGACATCGCGGGGCGCCACATCGCGAACCCGATCGCGATGATCTGGTCGGCCGCGATGATGGTCGACTTCCTCGGCCACGGCGGCGGCGTCGAACGCGAGGCGCACGACGCGATCCTCGCCGCGATCGAACATGTGTTGAAGCACGGCCCGCGCACGGGCGACCTGGGCGGCCAGGCCGGCACGCAGGAAGTGGGCGAGGCAGTGGTCGCGCAGCTGCTCGGCTGA
- a CDS encoding DUF1348 family protein has product MTEISEVRPPVPPFSRDTAIQKVRAAEDGWNTRDPQRVSLAYTRDSKWRNRAEFVTGREAIVGLLTRKWARELDYRLIKELWAFDGNRIAVRFAYEWHDDAGNWFRSYGNENWEFDENGLMAHRHASINDLPIREQDRLFKWPLGRRPDDHPGLSALGL; this is encoded by the coding sequence ATGACCGAAATCAGTGAAGTCCGCCCGCCGGTGCCGCCGTTTTCGCGCGACACCGCCATCCAGAAGGTGCGTGCCGCCGAAGACGGCTGGAACACCCGCGATCCGCAGCGCGTGTCGCTCGCCTACACGCGCGACAGCAAGTGGCGCAACCGTGCCGAGTTCGTGACCGGCCGCGAGGCGATCGTCGGCCTGCTCACGCGCAAGTGGGCGCGCGAGTTGGACTATCGCCTGATCAAGGAGCTGTGGGCGTTCGACGGCAACCGCATCGCCGTGCGCTTCGCCTATGAATGGCACGACGACGCCGGCAACTGGTTCCGCTCGTATGGCAACGAGAACTGGGAGTTCGACGAGAACGGCCTGATGGCGCACCGCCACGCGAGCATCAACGACCTGCCGATCCGCGAGCAGGATCGGCTGTTCAAGTGGCCGCTCGGCCGCCGTCCCGACGACCACCCCGGCCTGTCGGCCCTCGGGCTGTAA
- a CDS encoding TetR/AcrR family transcriptional regulator: protein MNHPTQSPPRAGEAPDPQAGGARERLLEAAEALFYAGGIHATGVDAIVKRSGAARKSFYTHFESKEALVAAALARRDERWMAWFVDGTLERGRTPRARLLAMFDVLHGWFEQPGFHGCAFINAAGEIGDAGDPIRGVARYHKARLLDFARAQSEAFAQACGASQPDAARLARQWLVLMDGAIAVALVSGDPSAARDAREAGEALLAAFEARAA, encoded by the coding sequence ATGAACCATCCGACCCAATCCCCGCCGCGCGCCGGCGAGGCGCCCGACCCGCAGGCCGGCGGCGCGCGCGAGCGGCTGCTCGAGGCGGCCGAGGCGCTCTTCTACGCGGGCGGCATCCACGCGACCGGCGTCGATGCGATCGTCAAGCGCTCGGGCGCTGCGCGCAAGAGCTTCTACACGCATTTCGAATCGAAGGAAGCGCTGGTGGCCGCCGCGCTCGCGCGGCGCGACGAACGCTGGATGGCCTGGTTCGTCGACGGCACGCTCGAGCGCGGGCGCACGCCGCGTGCCCGCCTGCTGGCGATGTTCGACGTGCTGCATGGTTGGTTCGAGCAGCCCGGCTTCCATGGCTGCGCGTTCATCAACGCGGCCGGCGAGATCGGCGATGCGGGCGATCCGATTCGCGGCGTGGCGCGCTATCACAAGGCGCGGCTGCTCGACTTCGCGCGCGCGCAGAGCGAGGCGTTCGCGCAGGCCTGCGGCGCGTCGCAGCCCGACGCCGCGCGGCTCGCGCGCCAGTGGCTGGTGCTGATGGACGGCGCGATCGCGGTGGCCCTCGTGAGCGGCGACCCCTCGGCCGCTCGCGATGCGCGCGAGGCCGGCGAGGCGCTGCTGGCCGCGTTCGAGGCGCGCGCCGCATGA
- a CDS encoding YceI family protein, whose product MIRQLRTRWRVLAGGFGLALVAGCTPVAVLTHHVSTATDAVPAGRYTLDPHHWSVGFDVSHLGYSRFTMRFDRASAVLDWRAGGPAVSRVSATIEAASIDTNVPVLDRMIAGGDALDASHYPSIRFDSTGWTPTGEHTGKLTGDLTIRGTTRPVTLAVTFNGYGRNPLTKQPTVGFSAHGTFSRSAFGIPTWYPAVGDEVRVRIEAEFEMAPPGSAEGAESPAR is encoded by the coding sequence ATGATCAGACAGTTGCGCACGCGTTGGCGCGTGCTGGCGGGCGGCTTCGGCTTGGCGCTCGTGGCCGGCTGCACGCCGGTGGCGGTACTGACGCACCACGTGAGCACGGCCACCGACGCCGTGCCGGCCGGCCGCTACACGCTGGACCCGCATCACTGGAGCGTCGGCTTCGACGTCTCGCACCTGGGCTATTCGCGCTTCACGATGCGCTTCGACCGCGCCAGCGCCGTGCTCGACTGGCGCGCGGGCGGGCCGGCCGTGAGCCGCGTCAGCGCGACGATCGAGGCGGCCAGCATCGACACCAACGTGCCCGTGCTCGACAGGATGATCGCGGGCGGCGACGCGCTCGACGCCTCGCACTACCCGTCGATCCGCTTCGACAGCACCGGCTGGACGCCGACCGGCGAGCACACCGGCAAGCTGACCGGCGATCTGACGATTCGCGGCACGACGCGGCCGGTCACGCTGGCCGTCACGTTCAACGGCTACGGCCGCAATCCGCTGACGAAGCAGCCGACCGTCGGCTTCTCGGCGCACGGCACGTTCAGCCGCTCCGCGTTCGGCATTCCCACCTGGTATCCGGCCGTCGGCGACGAGGTGCGCGTGCGGATCGAGGCCGAGTTCGAGATGGCGCCGCCGGGCTCGGCCGAAGGCGCCGAAAGCCCCGCCCGATAA
- a CDS encoding GNAT family N-acetyltransferase, with protein MSTPRLASAPITAYLPRQHDRIVLRRFDPASDAYDTLTELLHRAFARLGALGLNCPCVDQPAAATRQRALAGTCFVATCHGHLVATMTLHERDGTASNDLYRCRDVASLRQFGVDPIWQGRGVGRALVAYALRWAASRGYARLALDTPQPAAHLLAFYQGLGFEITDVVRFAGRGYDSAILCRPTHGPIALAASAPRLVTLASCGRRR; from the coding sequence ATGTCGACGCCGCGTCTCGCCTCCGCCCCGATCACCGCCTACCTGCCGCGGCAGCACGATCGCATCGTGCTGCGGCGCTTCGATCCGGCAAGCGATGCCTACGACACGCTGACCGAGCTGTTGCACCGCGCGTTCGCGCGGCTCGGCGCGCTGGGGCTCAACTGCCCCTGCGTCGACCAGCCGGCCGCCGCCACGCGCCAGCGCGCGCTGGCCGGCACCTGCTTCGTGGCGACCTGCCACGGCCATCTGGTCGCCACCATGACGCTGCACGAGCGCGACGGCACCGCCTCGAACGACCTTTATCGCTGCCGCGACGTCGCGAGCCTGCGGCAGTTCGGCGTCGATCCGATCTGGCAGGGGCGCGGCGTGGGCCGCGCGCTGGTGGCCTACGCGCTGCGCTGGGCCGCCTCGCGCGGCTATGCGCGGCTCGCGCTCGACACGCCGCAGCCGGCCGCCCATCTGCTCGCGTTCTACCAGGGACTCGGCTTCGAGATCACCGACGTGGTGCGCTTCGCCGGGCGCGGCTACGACAGCGCGATCCTGTGCCGGCCGACCCATGGTCCCATCGCGCTGGCCGCATCGGCGCCGCGCCTCGTCACGCTGGCCTCGTGCGGGCGCCGGCGATAA